In one Dermochelys coriacea isolate rDerCor1 chromosome 20, rDerCor1.pri.v4, whole genome shotgun sequence genomic region, the following are encoded:
- the STAT2 gene encoding signal transducer and activator of transcription 2 isoform X4 yields MAQWQEVQQLEKAYLEQVHQLYSEDHLPMEVRQYLASWLEDKNWSQAAEPNSAEAHMLFQILLAQLDDQYSRFGTRTEDFVLKHNLRKSKLNLQAKYQECPEELANVIANLLREEKAILNRGLAAQQAAAQPPSSAPTETDRQQKIEWRLAETRAAVQELDREVRHLEELQDTFDFRFKMHRMVANGTPASPELARQTEQLQAMLNSLDRSRKSLWQDVLARVQELLGRCQTLQDFLLEELAEWKDRQRRACLQAACDTSLSHLQTWFTGAAEVLFQLWRLLRALGDQHTKLTYLHDPLETQLPLLESRLQEHLSCLLRSAFVVEIQPIMPFLKRRPLVLKTGSKFSVRARLLVKLQDRSRRLEVKIVLDQHPPNVKGFRKFNILTSTSKTLVQDDPQMEGLVCDFRHISLKDQRAGTSGKGSKGASEGLLAITEELHLITFILDYKYQDLELELQTSTLPVVIISNNNQFSSAWASVLWFNMLSPDAKNQLFFSAPPAAPWAQLAEVLSWQFSATTERGLDKDQLHMLAEKLFGPEATPASTLTWARFAKDSPPTFSFWTWLDGILSLIQDHLAQLWKDGHIMGFVSRKRERQLLKRKQMGTFLLRFSESSREGGITCSWVEPGEKGQPKVRSVEPYTKVELTSLALPDIIHDYQLVAAENIPENPLKFLYPGTPRDEAFGKYYTERREVDLLERKKYLNRRLIRVSSRQPPEPWLPEDMLEAPPAAEGPGADHLEVLEPGANQPEVLELGANLLELGASELEALELGASTQEVLEALEQELDLMRFDPADCNMLQGGDPYLPLPDDAPPPVLPGNTLFLGASDFPPFQVDSKDFQ; encoded by the exons ATGGCCCAGTGGCAGGAGGTCCAGCAGCTGGAGAAAGCCTACCTGGAGCAGGTGCACCAGCTGTACTCGGAGGACCACCTGCCCATGGAGGTGCGGCAATACCTGGCCTCCTGGCTCGAAGACAAGAACTG GAGCCAGGCGGCTGAGCCCAACTCTGCCGAGGCCCACATGCTCTTCCAAATCCTGCTGGCCCAGCTGGATGACCAGTACAGCCGCTTCGGGACCCGCACGGAGGACTTCGTGCTCAAGCACAACCTACGAAAGTCCAAGCTCAACTTGCAG GCCAAGTACCAAGAGTGCCCGGAGGAGCTGGCCAATGTCATCGCCAACCTGCTGCGGGAGGAGAAGGCCATTCTGAACAGGGGGCTCGCGGCCCAGCAG GCTGCAGCTCAGCCGCCCTCCAGTGCCCCGACGGAGACGGACCGGCAGCAAAAGATCGAGTGGCGCCTGGCGGAGACCAGGGCAGCGGTGCAG gagcTGGATCGCGAAGTGCGGcacctggaggagctgcaggacaCCTTTGACTTCCGCTTTAAGATGCATCGTATGGTTG CAAACGGCACTCCCGCCAGCCCCGAGCTGGCCCGCCAGACGGAGCAGCTGCAGGCCATGCTGAACAGCCTGGACCGGAGCCGCAAG TCTCTCTGGCAGGACGTGCTGGCCCGGGTGCAGGAGCTGCTGGGCCGTTGCCAGACGCTGCAGGATTTCCTGCTGGAGGAGCTGGCCGAGTGGAAGGACCGGCAAAGGAGGGCCTGCCTCCAGGCAGCCTGCGACACCAGCCTGAGCCACCTGCAGACCTG GTTCACGGGGGCGGCCGAGGTGCTGTTCCAGCTCTGGCGCCTCCTGCGGGCCCTGGGTGACCAGCACACCAAGCTCACCTATCTGCACGACCCGCTGGAAACACAGCTGCCCCTGTTGGAGAGCCGGCTGCAGGAGCACCTCTCCTGTCTCttgaggag tgcctTTGTGGTGGAAATCCAGCCCATCATGCCTTTCCTCAAACGGAGGCCCCTGGTTCTGAAAACTGGCAGCAAGTTCTCTGTCCGCGCCAG gCTCCTGGTCAAGTTGCAGGATCGAAGCCGTCGGCTGGAGGTGAAAATCGTCCTCGACCA GCATCCCCCCAATGTGAAAGG GTTCCGGAAGTTCAACATCCTGACGTCCACCAGCAAGACGCTGGTCCAGGACGATCCGCAGATGGAGGGGCTGGTCTGCGACTTCCGGCATATA TCATTGAAGGACCAGAGGGCCGGGACCTCAGGCAAAGGCAGCAAAGGTGCCAGCGAG GGCCTGCTGGCCATCACGGAGGAGCTGCACCTCATCACATTCATACTGGACTATAAGTACCAGGatctggagctggagctgcag acatcCACCCTGCCCGTGGTGATCATCTCTAACAACAACCAGTTCTCCAGTGCCTGGGCCTCCGTGCTCTGGTTTAACATGCTCAGCCCAGACGCCAAG AACCAGCTGTTCTTCTCTGCGCCACCAGCTGCCCCCTGGGCCCAGCTGGCCGAGGTGCTGAGCTGGCAGTTCTCAGCCACCACCGAGCGTGGGCTGGACAAGGACCAGCTGCACATGCTGGCGGAAAAGCTCTTTG GGCCGGAAGCCACCCCTGCCAGCACTCTGACCTGGGCCAGGTTCGCCAAG GACAGCCCACCCACCTTCTCCTTCTGGACCTGGTTGGATGGGATCCTGAGCCTGATCCAAGACCACCTGGCCCAGCTCTGGAAGGACGg GCACATCATGGGCTTCGTGAGCCGCAAGCGGGAGCGGCAGCTGCTGAAAAGGAAGCAGATGGGCACCTTCCTGCTGCGTTTCAGCGAGAGCAGCCGCGAGGGCGGCATCACCTGCAGCTGGGTGGAGCCCGGGGAGAAAG gtcaGCCCAAGGTCCGTTCTGTGGAGCCCTACACCAAGGTGGAGTTGACGTCGCTGGCACTGCCTGACATCATCCATGACTACCAGCTGGTGGCTGCCGAGAACATCCCCGAGAACCCCCTCAAGTTCCTGTACCCCGGCACGCCGCGGGACGAGGCCTTTGGGAAGTACTACACTGAGAGGAGGGAAG tGGACCTGCTGGAGCGGAAGAAATACTTGAACCGGCGCCTGATCAGAGTGTCCTCCAG GCAACCCCCTGAGCCGTGGCTCCCAGAGGACATGCTGGAGGCgccccctgcagctgaggggccaggggctgATCACCTGGAGGTGTTGGAGCCGGGGGCCAATCAGCCGGAGGTGCTGGAGCTGGGAGCTAATCTGCTGGAGCTTGGAGCCAGTGAGCTGGAGGCCCTGGAGCTTGGAGCCAGTACTCAAGAGGTGCTGGAGGCTCTGGAGCAGGAACTGGACCTGATGAGGTTTGATCCGGCTG ACTGCAACATGCTCCAAGGCGGAGACCCCTACCTGCCCCTGCCGGACGACGCACCCCCCCCAGTGCTGCCTGGCAACACCTTGTTCCTGGGGGCCAGCGACTTCCCCCCGTTCCAGGTCGACTCCAAGGACTTCCAGTGA